The Coffea arabica cultivar ET-39 chromosome 8e, Coffea Arabica ET-39 HiFi, whole genome shotgun sequence genome window below encodes:
- the LOC113706719 gene encoding inactive poly [ADP-ribose] polymerase RCD1 isoform X2 — METKFAKVLGSRWFVVPDLKRKRAAQVETSLVGKNGMSPSRSNLGSPLQLCKRRKLDGRKLPGYHVNFMKTGLPQRLMYYQKGEWVDFPKDILMLVKKDLQQKKAMTEFQFNKKRIALDFLHMFQLDLKTGLLQPIAWIDEAGKCFFPETFVDGGEFHACSYNKRSQDHLVSEPQVPGDIKLQLEIVINGSDISNLRESSGESNALLKEIHVHHKLGGEGYDGEAEDSSVREANEKVDVTLVDNQQMEKVDSDTVRDFFFNGICFQDNANIIEIHCGSGVFMESRFELFKKQVAITKSCRGDANVRYAWLPSSKETAASIMKYGLGFSLPTKLRPVYGIGVHLIPANCTELSANYSDVDENGVRHMVFCRVIMGNTELVHPGSEQFHPSSEDFDSGMDDFQNPSHYVVWNMNANSHIYPEYAISFKISSDAEGVLAKTEGKIDLKGTSICHQVPEGQVNMDSSTTDLVLNGRPPEKAGNQVSNSLRTPKSPWMPFPMLLDAIADEVPEKDMNVVRSNYDEFRNKKMTRDDFVKNLRMIVGDSLLRSTITSLQSKIELKSKVELVTPKPESEAWVRST, encoded by the exons ATGGAAACCAAATTCGCAAAGGTATTGGGTAGCAGATGGTTTGTTGTTCCTGACCTGAAGAGGAAGCGGGCAGCCCAGGTCGAAACATCATTGGTTGGAAAAAATGGCATGTCTCCATCACGATCCAACCTGGGTTCTCCCCTTCAACTCTGCAAGCGGAGGAAACTTGATGGCAGAAAGTTGCCAGGATACCatgtgaatttcatgaaaactGGGCTGCCACAGCGCTTGATGTATTACCAAAAGGGTGAATGGGTTGATTTCCCCAAAGACATTCTTATGTTGGTTAAGAAAGATCTTCAACAAAAGAAGGCAATGACTGAGTTTCAGTTTAATAAGAAACGCATTGCACTAGACTTCTTGCATATGTTCCAACTGGATTTAAAGACTGGTCTGCTGCAGCCCATTGCATGGATTGATGAAGCTGGGAAGTGCTTTTTCCCTGAGACTTTTGTTGATGGTGGCGAATTCCATGCCTGCTCCTATAATAAGAGAAGTCAGGACCATCTAGTCTCAGAACCTCAGGTGCCTGGTGACATCAAGTTGCAACTTGAGATTGTGATAAATGGTtcagatatttcaaatttgaGGGAGTCCAGTGGAGAATCAAATGCTCTTCTTAAAGAAATTCATGTTCATCACAAACTTGGAGGAGAAGGTTATGATGGAGAAGCTGAAGACAGTAGCGTCAGAGAAGCAAATGAGAAAGTTGATGTGACCCTTGTTGACAACCAACAGATGGAGAAAGTAGATTCTGATACTGTGAGAGATTTTTTCTTCAATGGCATATGTTTTCAGGATAATGCAAATATAATTGAGATCCATTGTGGCTCAGGCGTCTTTATGGAATCTCGATTTGAGCTTTTCAAGAAACAGGTTGCCATCACTAAAAGCTGTCGCGGGGACGCAAATGTGAGATATGCTTGGCTCCCATCTTCTAAAGAAACAGCTGCTAGTATTATGAAGTATGGCCTTGGCTTTTCGCTGCCAACAAAACTTAGGCCTGTGTATGGCATTGGAGTTCACCTTATCCCTGCAAACTGCACTGAGCTCAG tgCAAATTATTCTGATGTTGACGAAAATGGTGTACGACATATGGTATTTTGTCGTGTAATAATGGGAAACACAGAGCTTGTTCATCCTGGATCAGAACAGTTCCATCCCAGTAGCGAGGACTTTGATAGTGGAATGGATGATTTTCAAAACCCAAGCCATTATGTAGTATGGAACATGAATGCAAATTCTCATATCTACCCAGAATATGCTATCAGTTTCAAGATTTCTTCTGATGCTGAAG GAGTTTTGGCTAAAACTGAGGGAAAGATTGATTTAAAAGGGACTAGCATTTGTCATCAAGTACCTGAAGGGCAGGTAAACATGGACTCGTCTACAACTGATCTG GTTTTGAATGGAAGGCCTCCAGAAAAAGCTGGCAACCAGGTTTCAAATTCTCTGAGGACTCCCAAGTCCCCTTGGATGCCTTTCCCTATGTTGCTTGATGCCATTGCCGATGAAGTTCCTGAAAAAGATATGAATGTTGTTCGAAGTAATTATGATGAATTCAGG AATAAGAAGATGACTCGCGATGATTTCGTTAAAAACTTGAGGATGATAGTTGGGGATTCTTTGCTGAGGTCCACAATTACAAGTCTCCAGTCCAAG ATTGAGTTGAAATCTAAAGTTGAATTGGTGACTCCGAAACCTGAATCGGAAGCTTGGGTTCGCTCTACATGA
- the LOC113706719 gene encoding inactive poly [ADP-ribose] polymerase RCD1 isoform X1: protein METKFAKVLGSRWFVVPDLKRKRAAQVETSLVGKNGMSPSRSNLGSPLQLCKRRKLDGRKLPGYHVNFMKTGLPQRLMYYQKGEWVDFPKDILMLVKKDLQQKKAMTEFQFNKKRIALDFLHMFQLDLKTGLLQPIAWIDEAGKCFFPETFVDGGEFHACSYNKRSQDHLVSEPQVPGDIKLQLEIVINGSDISNLRESSGESNALLKEIHVHHKLGGEGYDGEAEDSSVREANEKVDVTLVDNQQMEKVDSDTVRDFFFNGICFQDNANIIEIHCGSGVFMESRFELFKKQVAITKSCRGDANVRYAWLPSSKETAASIMKYGLGFSLPTKLRPVYGIGVHLIPANCTELSANYSDVDENGVRHMVFCRVIMGNTELVHPGSEQFHPSSEDFDSGMDDFQNPSHYVVWNMNANSHIYPEYAISFKISSDAEGVLAKTEGKIDLKGTSICHQVPEGQVNMDSSTTDLASECNQVLNGRPPEKAGNQVSNSLRTPKSPWMPFPMLLDAIADEVPEKDMNVVRSNYDEFRNKKMTRDDFVKNLRMIVGDSLLRSTITSLQSKIELKSKVELVTPKPESEAWVRST, encoded by the exons ATGGAAACCAAATTCGCAAAGGTATTGGGTAGCAGATGGTTTGTTGTTCCTGACCTGAAGAGGAAGCGGGCAGCCCAGGTCGAAACATCATTGGTTGGAAAAAATGGCATGTCTCCATCACGATCCAACCTGGGTTCTCCCCTTCAACTCTGCAAGCGGAGGAAACTTGATGGCAGAAAGTTGCCAGGATACCatgtgaatttcatgaaaactGGGCTGCCACAGCGCTTGATGTATTACCAAAAGGGTGAATGGGTTGATTTCCCCAAAGACATTCTTATGTTGGTTAAGAAAGATCTTCAACAAAAGAAGGCAATGACTGAGTTTCAGTTTAATAAGAAACGCATTGCACTAGACTTCTTGCATATGTTCCAACTGGATTTAAAGACTGGTCTGCTGCAGCCCATTGCATGGATTGATGAAGCTGGGAAGTGCTTTTTCCCTGAGACTTTTGTTGATGGTGGCGAATTCCATGCCTGCTCCTATAATAAGAGAAGTCAGGACCATCTAGTCTCAGAACCTCAGGTGCCTGGTGACATCAAGTTGCAACTTGAGATTGTGATAAATGGTtcagatatttcaaatttgaGGGAGTCCAGTGGAGAATCAAATGCTCTTCTTAAAGAAATTCATGTTCATCACAAACTTGGAGGAGAAGGTTATGATGGAGAAGCTGAAGACAGTAGCGTCAGAGAAGCAAATGAGAAAGTTGATGTGACCCTTGTTGACAACCAACAGATGGAGAAAGTAGATTCTGATACTGTGAGAGATTTTTTCTTCAATGGCATATGTTTTCAGGATAATGCAAATATAATTGAGATCCATTGTGGCTCAGGCGTCTTTATGGAATCTCGATTTGAGCTTTTCAAGAAACAGGTTGCCATCACTAAAAGCTGTCGCGGGGACGCAAATGTGAGATATGCTTGGCTCCCATCTTCTAAAGAAACAGCTGCTAGTATTATGAAGTATGGCCTTGGCTTTTCGCTGCCAACAAAACTTAGGCCTGTGTATGGCATTGGAGTTCACCTTATCCCTGCAAACTGCACTGAGCTCAG tgCAAATTATTCTGATGTTGACGAAAATGGTGTACGACATATGGTATTTTGTCGTGTAATAATGGGAAACACAGAGCTTGTTCATCCTGGATCAGAACAGTTCCATCCCAGTAGCGAGGACTTTGATAGTGGAATGGATGATTTTCAAAACCCAAGCCATTATGTAGTATGGAACATGAATGCAAATTCTCATATCTACCCAGAATATGCTATCAGTTTCAAGATTTCTTCTGATGCTGAAG GAGTTTTGGCTAAAACTGAGGGAAAGATTGATTTAAAAGGGACTAGCATTTGTCATCAAGTACCTGAAGGGCAGGTAAACATGGACTCGTCTACAACTGATCTG GCAAGTGAATGCAATCAGGTTTTGAATGGAAGGCCTCCAGAAAAAGCTGGCAACCAGGTTTCAAATTCTCTGAGGACTCCCAAGTCCCCTTGGATGCCTTTCCCTATGTTGCTTGATGCCATTGCCGATGAAGTTCCTGAAAAAGATATGAATGTTGTTCGAAGTAATTATGATGAATTCAGG AATAAGAAGATGACTCGCGATGATTTCGTTAAAAACTTGAGGATGATAGTTGGGGATTCTTTGCTGAGGTCCACAATTACAAGTCTCCAGTCCAAG ATTGAGTTGAAATCTAAAGTTGAATTGGTGACTCCGAAACCTGAATCGGAAGCTTGGGTTCGCTCTACATGA